In one window of Pseudoalteromonas sp. N1230-9 DNA:
- the bfr gene encoding bacterioferritin: protein MKGDKSVIAALNKVLANELVGINQYFLHARMFKDFGFSKLDKADYKVSIQKMKNADRLIERILFLEGLPNLQDLGRLRIGENSEEMIEANMSFELDSLPDLKAAIKLAEEKKDYISREALDNILNEQEEQIDWLETQQQLIKTAGLENYLQSQM from the coding sequence ATGAAAGGCGATAAAAGCGTAATTGCAGCATTAAATAAAGTGTTAGCCAACGAACTAGTTGGTATTAACCAATACTTCTTACATGCACGCATGTTTAAAGATTTTGGCTTTTCTAAACTAGACAAAGCTGATTACAAAGTATCTATTCAAAAAATGAAAAACGCTGACCGTCTAATTGAGCGTATTTTATTTTTAGAAGGTCTACCTAACCTACAAGACTTAGGGCGTCTTCGTATTGGCGAAAACTCTGAAGAAATGATCGAAGCAAACATGAGCTTTGAGCTTGACTCACTCCCTGATCTTAAAGCAGCCATTAAACTTGCTGAAGAGAAAAAAGACTATATTAGCCGTGAAGCGTTAGATAACATTTTAAACGAGCAAGAAGAACAAATTGATTGGCTTGAGACACAACAGCAGCTAATCAAAACCGCAGGACTTGAGAATTATCTGCAATCGCAAATGTGA
- a CDS encoding helix-turn-helix domain-containing protein: MNDLGKRVALSPSSNNFKECVDKTLNEGIIAGKKITMNWLVDALNYPNRKKLERDFRRNLNTTYRVYVMEKRLAVAIKMLDDKKLSVKAIALSSGFSNSATFCNAFKREFGSAPSVYRTDKLKEIVKSSCHMIKTDQPATFHS; encoded by the coding sequence ATGAATGATTTAGGTAAACGAGTAGCCCTTTCACCTTCTTCTAACAACTTTAAGGAGTGTGTAGATAAAACCCTAAACGAAGGCATTATTGCCGGCAAAAAAATAACGATGAACTGGCTAGTTGACGCACTCAACTACCCCAATAGAAAAAAGCTAGAACGGGATTTTCGGCGCAACTTAAATACTACTTATCGTGTCTATGTGATGGAAAAACGCTTAGCTGTTGCCATTAAGATGTTAGATGATAAGAAGCTTTCAGTGAAAGCGATTGCACTATCGAGTGGCTTTAGTAACTCAGCCACCTTTTGTAATGCATTTAAACGAGAGTTTGGCTCTGCCCCATCGGTTTACAGAACAGATAAATTGAAGGAAATTGTTAAAAGCAGTTGCCACATGATAAAGACAGATCAGCCAGCAACTTTTCATTCATAA
- a CDS encoding TonB-dependent receptor, with protein MLRTSLTLIALAVSSYSFADDSINKKLTAEEMEHVVVSGSRVFESIDEVPASITIINQKQIEEHLKVNPELQSLLSQMVPGLAPDTNSSSNTGQSLRGRAPLVMIDGVPQSTPLRNGSLGVKTLDPSAIARIEVIKGATSVYGNGASGGIINYITKQASSDGKTEGEISLSSRFSAVKLEESAGARISAAINGRAGKLSYLFTASYEENGVQRDAEGDILGLQYGLSDAVTENYFTKLSYDFDDEKQLQFSYNYFSSQQKTDLGDVVGDGNKGEKTYAIHVPKELQKRGKPQGPDGNENITLKYTDYALFENTQMTLDLYMQDIENIFFFSPNLANPDEGYDGGQSIIRSEKEGARATFNTLVDFDTVEATFIYGLDALNDTTSQPLVDGRVWVPEMEMESIAGFLQTKWVINNDIIVKAGVRKESIDLTVDDYNTLKLCRSATQCSVPLSVKGDTIDYDATTYNIGVKYNLSDAFSPFANYSQGSDISDIGRLLRSATVNDIGLIQTEASIIDNYEVGFTSQFDDVRFEFAAYRSTSEFGTTNSFNEVTGVYEPVRAPQEIWGYETIVDYTINPTLSLVATYSYVEGKNTEDDIYLGSRQISPPKGTANLNWQPSDELSLSVSYLYVGSRKRFEPNADGDYVGDQGPIDSYNIFNLSGRYNFADNWQAFMGVENLFNNDYFPARAQAYTYGGYNIKGLGTTVTLGAKYSF; from the coding sequence ATGTTAAGAACGTCGTTAACACTTATTGCACTGGCAGTAAGTAGCTATTCTTTCGCTGATGACTCAATCAATAAAAAATTAACCGCTGAAGAAATGGAGCACGTTGTTGTTTCAGGTAGCCGCGTATTTGAAAGCATCGATGAAGTTCCTGCATCAATAACCATCATTAACCAAAAGCAAATCGAAGAGCATTTAAAGGTTAATCCAGAACTACAAAGCTTACTATCACAGATGGTTCCAGGGCTTGCACCAGACACAAATAGTTCAAGTAATACGGGTCAGAGCTTACGTGGTCGTGCTCCACTGGTTATGATTGACGGTGTGCCACAATCAACACCACTTAGAAATGGCTCATTAGGCGTTAAAACACTCGACCCTAGTGCCATTGCTCGCATTGAGGTAATTAAAGGTGCTACATCGGTATATGGTAATGGCGCATCAGGCGGCATTATTAACTACATCACTAAGCAAGCTAGCAGCGATGGTAAAACAGAAGGTGAAATCAGCCTATCGTCACGTTTTAGTGCAGTTAAATTAGAAGAGAGTGCAGGTGCACGAATCTCAGCAGCAATTAATGGTCGCGCAGGTAAATTAAGCTACTTATTTACAGCTAGTTATGAAGAAAATGGTGTGCAACGTGACGCAGAAGGCGATATTTTAGGCCTTCAGTACGGCTTATCTGATGCTGTAACTGAAAACTACTTCACAAAGCTAAGTTATGACTTTGATGACGAAAAGCAACTACAATTTAGCTATAACTACTTCAGCTCACAACAAAAAACTGATTTAGGTGATGTAGTTGGTGATGGTAACAAAGGCGAGAAAACATACGCTATTCACGTACCAAAAGAGCTACAAAAACGTGGTAAGCCGCAGGGCCCAGACGGTAATGAAAACATTACTTTAAAATACACAGACTACGCGTTATTTGAAAACACCCAAATGACCCTAGATCTGTATATGCAAGATATCGAAAATATATTTTTCTTTTCACCAAACCTTGCTAACCCTGACGAAGGTTACGATGGCGGTCAATCAATCATCCGTTCTGAAAAAGAAGGTGCACGCGCTACATTTAACACACTTGTTGATTTTGACACTGTTGAGGCAACATTTATTTATGGTTTAGATGCTTTGAACGATACCACTTCTCAACCGCTTGTAGATGGTCGCGTTTGGGTTCCTGAAATGGAAATGGAAAGTATTGCTGGCTTCCTACAAACTAAATGGGTTATCAACAACGACATCATTGTTAAAGCGGGTGTTCGTAAAGAAAGCATTGATTTAACGGTTGATGATTACAACACTTTAAAGCTTTGCCGCTCAGCCACACAATGCTCAGTACCATTGAGTGTTAAAGGCGATACCATTGATTACGACGCTACAACCTACAACATTGGCGTAAAATACAACTTATCGGATGCATTTAGCCCGTTTGCAAATTACTCGCAAGGCTCTGATATTTCTGATATTGGCCGCCTTTTACGTTCTGCAACTGTGAACGATATTGGGTTAATTCAAACTGAAGCTTCAATTATCGATAACTATGAGGTTGGTTTTACATCTCAATTTGATGATGTACGCTTTGAATTTGCAGCTTACCGTAGTACGTCAGAGTTTGGGACAACGAATAGCTTTAATGAAGTAACGGGTGTTTATGAGCCTGTACGTGCACCACAAGAGATCTGGGGTTACGAAACAATAGTTGACTACACTATCAACCCAACTTTAAGTCTAGTTGCTACTTACAGCTATGTTGAAGGTAAAAACACAGAAGACGATATCTACCTTGGCTCTCGACAAATTAGCCCACCAAAAGGCACAGCTAACTTAAACTGGCAGCCAAGCGATGAGCTTTCATTAAGTGTGAGCTACCTCTATGTAGGTTCGCGTAAACGCTTTGAACCAAATGCAGACGGTGATTACGTAGGTGATCAGGGCCCTATTGATAGCTATAACATTTTCAACTTGAGTGGTCGTTACAATTTTGCTGACAATTGGCAAGCATTTATGGGCGTAGAAAACCTCTTTAATAATGATTACTTCCCTGCTCGCGCTCAAGCATATACATATGGTGGCTATAACATTAAAGGTTTAGGCACCACAGTGACACTCGGTGCTAAATATAGTTTTTAA
- a CDS encoding HIT family protein, with product MHDCIFCRIVKGEEPCHKLWEDDEHLAFLSIYPNTRGATVVIPKKHLSSYAFAQTDEDLSKLIIVTKKVAILLDDAFEDVGRSGMFLEGYEIDHLHSKLSPLHGTGNSSDFTHIEPTFGPFIEKYEGYLSSHDCERACDEELAALAKKIRGEKAT from the coding sequence ATGCATGATTGTATCTTTTGTAGAATAGTTAAAGGTGAAGAGCCGTGCCATAAACTCTGGGAAGATGATGAACATTTGGCTTTTTTATCTATTTACCCCAATACGCGAGGTGCGACGGTTGTTATTCCGAAAAAACACCTCTCTAGCTATGCTTTTGCCCAAACGGATGAAGATTTATCAAAATTAATAATAGTCACTAAAAAAGTCGCTATTCTTCTTGATGATGCATTTGAAGATGTAGGGCGTTCAGGTATGTTTTTGGAAGGCTATGAAATTGATCATCTACATAGCAAGCTGTCCCCGCTGCATGGTACTGGAAATTCGTCTGACTTCACCCATATTGAGCCTACGTTTGGCCCATTTATTGAAAAGTATGAAGGTTATTTATCATCACACGACTGCGAAAGAGCGTGTGATGAGGAGCTGGCAGCCTTAGCTAAAAAAATTAGAGGTGAAAAAGCGACTTAA
- the bfr gene encoding bacterioferritin, with product MKGNQKVIDSFNKLLANELAAIDQYFIHSRMYDDWGLNKLYERLNHEMEEEKDHADWLIKRILFLEGVPNMTKRRDLLIGSDVKSMMQNDLTLELEVVDCVKEAIAICEQEKDYQSREVLEKLLFDTEEDHVYWLEQQLGLIDKIGSQNYHQSQMGE from the coding sequence ATGAAAGGTAACCAAAAAGTCATAGACAGTTTTAACAAACTTCTCGCTAACGAATTAGCCGCTATAGATCAATACTTTATCCACTCTCGCATGTATGATGATTGGGGCCTAAATAAACTGTACGAGCGCCTTAACCATGAAATGGAAGAAGAGAAAGATCACGCAGATTGGCTAATCAAACGTATTTTATTTTTAGAGGGCGTGCCTAACATGACGAAACGTCGTGACCTATTAATTGGTTCTGACGTGAAAAGCATGATGCAAAACGACCTAACTCTTGAACTAGAAGTCGTTGACTGCGTTAAAGAAGCCATTGCAATTTGTGAGCAAGAGAAAGATTATCAATCTCGTGAAGTACTTGAAAAGCTATTATTTGATACCGAAGAAGATCATGTTTATTGGCTTGAACAGCAACTTGGCTTAATCGACAAAATTGGTAGCCAAAACTACCATCAATCTCAAATGGGCGAATAG
- a CDS encoding GFA family protein: protein MTKTLTGGCCCGEVSYKVADNFRRFFFCHCEQCRKLTGTAHAANLFTSPDAIEWVKGQNHITRFNYPGRALSRAFCKTCGSALPFASQDNKYLLVPAGSLNEEPSKELDAQIFCEEQTEWHKKGLSGKKVIGFGR from the coding sequence ATGACTAAAACACTTACTGGTGGATGCTGCTGCGGCGAAGTGAGTTATAAAGTCGCTGATAACTTTAGGCGTTTTTTCTTCTGTCATTGCGAACAATGCCGCAAACTAACTGGCACTGCTCACGCTGCAAACTTGTTTACCTCACCTGATGCTATCGAATGGGTTAAAGGCCAAAATCACATTACGCGGTTTAATTACCCTGGCCGTGCATTATCTAGGGCGTTTTGTAAAACCTGTGGCTCTGCGCTGCCTTTTGCATCTCAAGACAACAAATACTTACTTGTGCCTGCAGGCAGCTTAAACGAAGAGCCAAGTAAAGAATTAGATGCACAAATATTTTGTGAAGAACAAACCGAATGGCATAAAAAAGGGTTAAGTGGCAAAAAGGTCATTGGTTTTGGTCGGTAA